In Halobaculum sp. XH14, a single genomic region encodes these proteins:
- a CDS encoding DUF7282 domain-containing protein, with product MASNDYFAGAPRFVAVLVGVALLTVLAVGSVESVAVAGGAGTGAGAPSVQQQDAATAGVERGAELARERGANVSQSAVDAAAEAAAEAAAAHPDANPDRIRSAATGAAHGAFLQAQTAETTQIQAVVGGSVRGALEQQQDATATQVRSAAYGAAHGSLAQRQQVTAAQLQSVAAGAASGAAASAAQKQVTDVGQIQEAAQGAAYGAISQRQQVTVEQLQAAAYGGAHGALDRHEETDLKQVQVAAIGGARGALKGAVSQRQSVTVEQIQSAAMGGASGALFQAQRVTVEQIQIAAEGAARGACERAARRQVVDVEQVQSAARGAAHGALTQAQAVSVTQIQRAARGAAGGALEQYQSASVEQLQFAARGAARGAVSTQRTDVRQVQRAASGAATGALQQAQSATVEQVQYAARGASAGVLAQRQSVELKQAQAAAFGAADGAVGRAVQRQSVDVELVQYAAHGAAEGALAQRTRITVEQTQSIASGAADGALRQVQRVTVEQVQRAASGAASGAATSASQRTEVTVEQLQAAASGAAEGSLTQVQRVSIVQIQAAASGAARGALVQYTQVSVEQIQSAALGAAAGGVQIQQVTIVQIQVVTRSAASGALSQSVTASAVQIRGAAEGACRGILRQSGELTIRQSQYLGWLESAGAAQSAASEGITDVSQIVRNAESASSNASAPEDEFEADVSFEDQDSDGTTVTIDSVTLPEGGFVAVRNDELDESDPLDVVGVSSYLEAGTHDNVTVELFDVAGREFDESALTADRTLSAVPHFDTDGDEEFTYVESAGDADEPYVEDGAPAGDDAEISIDQANLTARLNVSDQPAADTVVVDDATLSAGGFVAIHSDEFSPEDVEAGTLRDGILGVSEYVEPGADGELTVELNESVNGSTTVFAVAYRDTDGDGEFEYVDSGGEVDAPYLEDELPVFEQVELLGPDTNETQNVTDDGPTDATADASLEVGNQTDDGTTLTVENASATTEFAVTVDRNGTVLNESEPVAANGTFAGPLVLDPPLGGNATLTVAVVDAGNGSELATETISYTVAETTDAEPNATVSFGNQTTNGTAVTVDSVTLPDGGFVAIRDATGGDDGAGLIIGVSAYLDAGTSGNVSVELTDPLTENRSLLAVAYRDADGNGTLDVPVTNDSADGPYLDAGEPVTDEAFVTVLGTETADNETAANETDGVETPNETAAGVTELDACGVIDEPGRYVLTANVTDSEASSCVTINASDVVLDGDGHALDGVGTNGSVGVWIRQSDGEDTENVTVRDVVATDWGTGIGQPEFESGNLVGVSVVDATVSENEYGIYLTDANGATVSDSIVRENAFHGVILRDFGASAVLSDNVIRSNGESGLTLFEGGSGAQVTGNLIENNAGVGIDTNNDVNDLEITDNHISGNADDGLDLDESDGVTVRDNTVSDNAEHGIDGQDLADLTVAGNVIEGNDGDGIALVSVAGALLDNRVSNSGGADLSTATISSGDLSVSNLSLTSATVGFDEGRNVALDAVESPPEDPENATNVGEYVAVNATDDDASVALRVQYSEDALETANLTAASLRLWQYQDATGWTPLTGPNASEGSTNVVTATVTSSGIVAPLGTTARPAAEPNATLVVADQVGNGTALTVGNATATVEYVVTASEGGRVLGETDSLPANESFAGNITLDPPIEANATVDVAVVDADTGAELTAATVEYTVEAAEPLESVDATVVNGTVELENPNDVAVLVTVTDGDGELRTVTVGPGATGTVADLQPGDYTVTAETEDGTSVPVNGQSEATVTIEAVETPAGTGTTTTAPGTPTATDSPTATESPTPTDSPTPTEAPTPTESPTPAATPTEQPTPEPTESPVETATPDPTDGEPAVGTSLDGDRELPLVAGIALVAVAPLLGRRR from the coding sequence ATGGCTAGCAACGATTATTTCGCGGGGGCTCCCCGCTTCGTGGCCGTTCTCGTCGGCGTCGCGCTTCTCACGGTGCTCGCGGTCGGCTCCGTCGAATCGGTCGCGGTGGCCGGCGGGGCGGGAACCGGCGCCGGGGCGCCATCAGTGCAACAGCAGGACGCGGCGACTGCCGGCGTCGAACGCGGAGCCGAACTGGCACGCGAACGCGGGGCAAACGTCTCCCAGTCGGCGGTCGATGCTGCCGCGGAGGCCGCCGCGGAGGCCGCCGCCGCGCATCCGGACGCGAACCCCGATCGGATCCGAAGCGCCGCGACCGGCGCCGCACACGGGGCGTTCTTGCAGGCACAGACGGCCGAGACCACGCAGATCCAGGCCGTGGTCGGCGGGAGCGTGCGCGGGGCGCTCGAACAGCAGCAGGACGCGACCGCCACGCAGGTCCGGAGCGCCGCCTACGGCGCGGCACACGGCTCGCTGGCCCAGCGCCAGCAGGTGACGGCCGCGCAACTGCAGAGCGTGGCCGCCGGTGCAGCGTCCGGCGCGGCCGCAAGCGCGGCGCAGAAACAGGTCACCGACGTCGGACAGATCCAGGAGGCCGCACAGGGCGCGGCCTACGGCGCGATCTCCCAGCGCCAGCAGGTGACCGTCGAGCAGCTCCAGGCCGCCGCCTACGGCGGTGCCCACGGCGCGCTCGACCGCCACGAGGAAACCGACCTCAAGCAGGTTCAGGTCGCGGCCATCGGCGGGGCGCGGGGGGCGCTCAAGGGCGCGGTGAGCCAGCGACAGAGCGTCACCGTCGAACAGATCCAGTCGGCCGCGATGGGCGGAGCCTCCGGCGCGCTGTTCCAGGCCCAGCGGGTGACCGTCGAGCAGATCCAGATCGCCGCCGAAGGTGCCGCCAGGGGTGCCTGCGAGCGGGCCGCCCGGCGGCAGGTGGTCGACGTCGAGCAGGTCCAGTCGGCCGCCAGGGGTGCCGCACACGGCGCGCTCACGCAGGCACAGGCGGTGAGCGTCACGCAGATACAGCGCGCCGCCAGGGGCGCTGCGGGCGGCGCGCTCGAACAGTACCAGTCCGCCTCCGTCGAGCAACTGCAGTTCGCTGCACGCGGCGCGGCACGCGGTGCGGTGTCGACCCAGCGCACCGACGTGCGGCAGGTTCAGCGGGCCGCCAGCGGTGCCGCGACCGGCGCGCTCCAGCAGGCCCAGTCGGCCACCGTCGAGCAGGTGCAGTACGCGGCTCGGGGCGCCTCCGCGGGCGTCCTCGCCCAGCGGCAGTCGGTCGAACTCAAGCAGGCACAGGCCGCGGCGTTCGGTGCCGCGGACGGTGCGGTCGGGCGTGCTGTTCAGCGCCAGTCCGTCGACGTGGAACTGGTCCAGTACGCGGCCCACGGCGCGGCCGAGGGTGCGCTGGCCCAACGGACGCGGATCACCGTCGAGCAGACCCAGTCCATCGCGAGCGGCGCGGCCGACGGGGCGCTCCGGCAGGTCCAGCGCGTCACCGTCGAACAGGTCCAGCGGGCGGCGTCCGGCGCGGCATCGGGCGCCGCGACGAGCGCGTCCCAGCGAACCGAGGTCACGGTCGAGCAACTGCAGGCCGCAGCGAGCGGCGCGGCCGAAGGCTCGCTGACGCAGGTACAACGGGTGTCGATCGTGCAGATACAGGCGGCCGCGAGCGGCGCGGCACGCGGCGCGCTCGTCCAGTACACGCAAGTTTCGGTCGAGCAGATACAGTCGGCCGCGCTCGGGGCGGCGGCCGGCGGGGTCCAGATACAGCAGGTGACGATCGTGCAGATCCAGGTCGTGACCCGGAGCGCGGCCTCGGGTGCACTTTCACAGAGCGTGACCGCGAGCGCGGTCCAGATCCGGGGCGCCGCCGAGGGTGCCTGTCGCGGCATCCTCCGCCAGTCGGGGGAGCTCACGATCCGGCAGTCGCAGTATCTCGGCTGGCTCGAATCGGCCGGCGCCGCCCAGTCGGCGGCATCGGAGGGGATCACCGACGTGAGTCAGATCGTGCGGAACGCCGAAAGCGCGAGCAGCAACGCCTCCGCCCCCGAGGACGAGTTCGAGGCGGACGTCTCCTTCGAGGATCAGGACTCCGACGGGACGACGGTCACGATCGACTCCGTGACGCTCCCGGAGGGCGGGTTCGTCGCGGTCCGCAACGACGAACTCGACGAGAGCGATCCGCTCGACGTCGTCGGCGTCTCGTCGTACCTGGAGGCGGGAACCCACGACAACGTCACCGTCGAACTGTTCGACGTCGCGGGACGGGAGTTCGACGAGTCCGCGCTGACGGCGGACCGAACGCTCTCTGCGGTCCCGCACTTCGACACCGACGGGGACGAGGAGTTCACGTACGTCGAGTCCGCGGGCGACGCTGACGAACCCTACGTCGAGGACGGCGCGCCCGCCGGCGACGACGCGGAGATATCGATCGATCAGGCGAACCTCACCGCGAGACTGAACGTCTCCGACCAGCCCGCCGCCGACACGGTCGTCGTCGACGACGCGACCCTCTCGGCCGGCGGCTTCGTCGCCATCCACTCGGACGAGTTCTCGCCCGAGGACGTCGAGGCGGGAACCCTCAGGGACGGAATCCTCGGCGTCTCCGAGTACGTCGAGCCCGGAGCGGACGGTGAACTCACCGTCGAGTTGAACGAGTCGGTGAACGGATCGACGACCGTGTTCGCGGTCGCGTACCGCGACACGGACGGGGACGGCGAGTTCGAGTACGTCGACAGCGGCGGCGAGGTCGACGCGCCGTACCTCGAGGACGAACTGCCCGTGTTCGAGCAGGTCGAGTTGCTCGGGCCGGACACGAACGAGACCCAAAACGTGACCGACGACGGGCCGACGGACGCGACCGCCGACGCATCGCTCGAGGTCGGAAACCAGACGGACGACGGGACGACGCTCACCGTCGAGAACGCGTCGGCGACGACCGAGTTCGCCGTGACGGTCGATCGGAACGGGACCGTGCTGAACGAGTCCGAACCCGTGGCGGCGAACGGGACGTTCGCCGGGCCGCTGGTCCTCGACCCCCCGCTCGGGGGGAACGCGACGCTCACGGTGGCGGTCGTCGACGCGGGGAACGGCTCGGAACTGGCCACCGAGACGATTTCCTACACGGTCGCGGAGACCACCGACGCGGAGCCGAACGCGACCGTCTCGTTCGGGAACCAGACGACGAACGGCACGGCCGTCACCGTGGACTCGGTGACCCTCCCCGACGGCGGGTTCGTCGCCATCCGTGACGCGACCGGTGGCGACGACGGAGCAGGGCTCATCATCGGCGTCTCCGCGTACCTCGACGCCGGGACGAGCGGGAACGTCAGCGTCGAACTGACGGATCCGCTCACCGAGAATCGCTCGCTGCTCGCCGTCGCGTATCGGGACGCCGACGGGAACGGGACGCTCGACGTTCCGGTGACGAACGATTCGGCCGACGGCCCGTACCTCGACGCCGGCGAGCCGGTCACGGACGAGGCGTTCGTGACCGTCCTCGGCACCGAGACGGCCGATAACGAGACCGCCGCGAACGAGACGGACGGTGTCGAGACGCCGAACGAAACGGCGGCCGGCGTCACCGAACTCGACGCGTGTGGCGTGATCGACGAGCCGGGTCGCTACGTGCTGACGGCGAACGTGACCGACAGCGAGGCGTCCAGTTGCGTCACGATCAACGCGAGCGACGTCGTCCTCGACGGGGACGGTCACGCGCTCGACGGCGTCGGAACGAACGGGTCCGTCGGCGTGTGGATCCGCCAGTCGGACGGCGAGGACACCGAGAACGTCACCGTCCGGGATGTCGTCGCGACCGACTGGGGGACCGGAATCGGCCAACCCGAGTTCGAGTCCGGCAACCTCGTCGGCGTCAGCGTCGTCGACGCCACGGTGTCCGAAAACGAGTACGGCATCTACCTCACTGACGCGAACGGGGCGACGGTCTCAGACTCGATCGTCCGGGAGAACGCGTTCCACGGCGTCATTCTCCGGGATTTCGGGGCCAGCGCGGTGCTCTCGGACAACGTGATCCGGTCGAACGGTGAGAGCGGACTCACGCTGTTCGAGGGCGGCTCCGGTGCCCAGGTCACGGGCAACCTGATCGAGAACAACGCCGGAGTCGGGATCGACACGAACAACGACGTGAACGACCTGGAGATCACGGACAATCACATCAGCGGGAACGCGGACGACGGCCTGGACCTCGACGAATCGGACGGGGTCACCGTCCGCGACAACACCGTGAGCGACAACGCCGAGCACGGCATCGACGGGCAGGACCTCGCGGACCTGACGGTCGCCGGGAACGTCATCGAGGGGAACGACGGCGACGGGATCGCGCTCGTCTCCGTGGCGGGAGCGCTACTCGACAACCGCGTCTCGAACAGCGGCGGGGCGGACCTCTCGACCGCGACCATCTCGTCGGGCGATCTGAGCGTCTCGAACCTCTCGCTCACGAGCGCGACGGTCGGCTTCGACGAGGGACGGAACGTCGCGCTGGACGCCGTCGAATCGCCGCCCGAGGACCCCGAGAACGCGACGAACGTCGGCGAGTACGTCGCCGTGAACGCGACCGACGACGACGCCAGCGTCGCGCTGCGGGTGCAGTACTCGGAGGACGCGCTGGAGACGGCGAACCTGACGGCCGCGTCCCTGCGGCTCTGGCAGTACCAGGACGCGACGGGCTGGACGCCGCTGACCGGTCCAAACGCGTCCGAGGGATCGACGAACGTCGTGACCGCGACGGTCACCTCGTCCGGAATCGTCGCGCCGCTCGGAACGACCGCGCGGCCAGCAGCCGAACCGAACGCCACGCTGGTCGTCGCCGATCAGGTCGGGAACGGGACGGCGCTGACCGTGGGGAACGCGACCGCGACGGTCGAGTACGTCGTCACCGCGAGCGAGGGCGGACGGGTCCTCGGAGAGACGGACTCACTGCCGGCAAACGAGTCGTTCGCGGGCAACATCACGCTCGATCCGCCGATCGAGGCGAACGCGACGGTCGACGTCGCGGTGGTCGACGCCGACACCGGCGCGGAACTGACCGCCGCGACGGTCGAGTACACCGTCGAGGCGGCCGAGCCGCTCGAAAGCGTCGACGCGACGGTGGTCAACGGGACGGTCGAACTCGAGAACCCGAACGACGTGGCCGTCCTCGTGACCGTCACCGACGGCGACGGGGAGCTCCGAACGGTCACCGTCGGACCCGGCGCGACCGGGACGGTTGCGGACCTTCAGCCCGGCGATTACACGGTCACCGCCGAGACGGAGGACGGGACGAGCGTCCCCGTGAACGGCCAGTCCGAAGCGACTGTGACGATCGAAGCCGTCGAAACCCCGGCGGGAACCGGGACCACGACGACCGCCCCCGGAACGCCGACCGCGACCGACTCGCCGACGGCGACCGAGTCACCGACACCAACCGACTCGCCGACGCCGACTGAAGCGCCGACCCCGACCGAATCACCGACCCCGGCGGCGACGCCGACCGAGCAACCGACCCCGGAACCGACCGAATCGCCCGTCGAAACTGCCACGCCGGACCCGACGGACGGCGAACCGGCGGTCGGAACGTCGCTCGACGGGGACCGTGAACTCCCGCTCGTCGCCGGAATCGCGCTCGTCGCGGTCGCCCCGCTCCTGGGGCGGCGGCGGTAG
- a CDS encoding DUF7110 family protein: protein MTGRVYRLHSTLELPLEDVEAHFDGDPDLPEGVEDVDITRRNNTLIIKAVAEDESLSKYTPTAQLKASVSETRVYEEEPPKTGGGWMQEEEEEIPSELVEFACFKGDRETVLQNTALQYPMFEVLRTIALLSEKGTLTAITEKDGDLRATRIVEGEERPASVEVVESPRGEGANGGGVNWRDNKFISD from the coding sequence ATGACAGGCCGCGTATACAGACTTCACTCGACGCTCGAACTGCCGCTCGAAGACGTGGAAGCCCACTTCGACGGCGACCCCGACCTGCCCGAGGGCGTCGAGGACGTGGACATCACACGACGGAACAACACGCTCATCATCAAGGCCGTCGCCGAGGACGAGAGCCTGAGCAAGTACACTCCCACCGCCCAGCTCAAGGCCAGCGTCTCGGAGACGCGCGTCTACGAGGAGGAGCCGCCCAAGACCGGCGGCGGCTGGATGCAGGAGGAGGAAGAGGAGATTCCCAGCGAGCTCGTCGAGTTCGCCTGCTTCAAGGGCGACCGCGAGACGGTGCTCCAGAACACCGCGCTCCAGTACCCGATGTTCGAGGTGCTGCGAACCATCGCGCTGCTCTCGGAGAAGGGCACGCTGACGGCGATCACCGAGAAGGACGGCGACCTCCGCGCGACGCGGATCGTCGAGGGCGAGGAGCGCCCCGCGAGCGTCGAGGTCGTCGAGAGCCCCCGCGGCGAGGGTGCCAACGGCGGCGGCGTGAACTGGCGCGACAACAAGTTCATCTCGGACTGA
- a CDS encoding glutaredoxin family protein: MTFQPESELSTEEANDRVDDALAGNDVVLFMKGNRLMPQCGYSKRALELISGHVEEFETVDVLPALPEYREALESHSGWETIPQTYVEGEFVGGSDVLAELEERDELGATLAGEA, encoded by the coding sequence ATGACGTTCCAACCGGAAAGCGAGCTCTCGACCGAGGAGGCGAACGACCGCGTCGACGACGCGCTCGCGGGCAACGACGTCGTCCTGTTCATGAAGGGCAACCGGCTGATGCCCCAGTGTGGCTACTCGAAGCGGGCGCTCGAGCTCATCTCCGGGCACGTCGAGGAGTTCGAGACGGTCGACGTCCTCCCGGCGCTGCCGGAGTACCGGGAGGCGCTTGAGTCCCACAGCGGGTGGGAGACCATCCCGCAGACGTACGTCGAGGGCGAGTTCGTCGGGGGGAGCGACGTCCTCGCGGAGCTCGAGGAGCGCGACGAACTGGGCGCCACGCTCGCGGGCGAGGCGTAA
- the gfcR gene encoding transcriptional regulator GfcR has protein sequence MKNVDDLIEDAATLAERGLSKGEIADELNVSRETASWLVERAGATTTGTGMTEPEEGRPAGGPSDIHVDWSTVGRDSQRLTYVGRAMADLLEKGGEDVDLTVGIEKAGTPLATTIARELDTDLAAYAPAKHQWEEGDIDERGGGFSRNFAGIRDRECYVVDDTVTSGTTLTETVEAVKEEGGDPVACGVIVDKQGLDEVAGVPVHSLITVVGVGRD, from the coding sequence ATGAAGAACGTCGACGACTTGATCGAGGACGCGGCGACGCTGGCCGAACGAGGGCTCTCGAAGGGGGAGATCGCGGACGAACTCAACGTCTCGCGCGAGACGGCGTCCTGGCTGGTCGAGCGAGCGGGCGCGACGACGACCGGGACCGGGATGACCGAACCGGAAGAGGGCCGGCCCGCGGGCGGGCCGAGCGACATCCACGTCGACTGGAGCACGGTCGGGCGCGACAGCCAGCGGCTCACCTACGTCGGCCGGGCGATGGCCGACCTGCTCGAGAAGGGAGGCGAGGACGTCGACCTCACTGTCGGCATCGAGAAGGCAGGGACGCCGCTGGCGACGACCATCGCGCGGGAGCTCGACACGGATCTGGCCGCCTACGCGCCGGCGAAACACCAGTGGGAGGAGGGCGACATCGACGAGCGCGGCGGCGGCTTCTCGCGGAACTTCGCCGGCATCCGGGACCGCGAGTGCTACGTCGTCGACGACACGGTGACCAGCGGCACGACGCTCACCGAGACCGTCGAAGCGGTGAAGGAGGAAGGCGGCGACCCCGTCGCTTGCGGCGTCATCGTCGACAAGCAGGGGCTCGACGAGGTGGCCGGCGTGCCGGTCCACTCGCTCATCACGGTGGTCGGCGTCGGTCGGGACTGA
- a CDS encoding glucose 1-dehydrogenase → MKAIAVRRGETTPELVRKPRPDPGPGEALVRTLRVGVDGTDHEVLAGGHGSFPDGADHLVLGHEAVGVVVDPNGTDLEGGAVVTPTVRRPPDGENEYFARGEADMAPAGKYHERGISGAHGFMAEYFTSPADALVSVPDRLAEWGFLVEPISITEKAVEHARASRSAFEWSPESAMVLGNGSLGLLTLAMFRDDFDRLYCLGRRDRPDPTIELIEALEGTYVDSRETPVPAVADEYEGMDLVYEATGYAKHAFESVHALAPNGVAALLGVPEDWTFEVDGGGIHRELVLHNKALVGSVNSNARHFRRAVDTLTELPAWFVDDLVTGVHGVDEFERAFADDDTTIKTAVEFGTR, encoded by the coding sequence ATGAAAGCGATCGCGGTTCGGCGAGGGGAGACGACCCCGGAGCTCGTTCGGAAGCCACGCCCCGACCCCGGGCCCGGCGAGGCGCTGGTGCGGACCCTCAGAGTCGGCGTCGACGGGACCGACCACGAGGTGCTCGCCGGCGGCCACGGCAGCTTCCCGGACGGCGCCGACCACCTCGTGCTGGGTCACGAAGCGGTCGGCGTGGTCGTCGATCCGAACGGGACCGACCTGGAGGGGGGAGCCGTGGTCACGCCGACCGTTCGACGGCCGCCCGACGGCGAGAACGAGTACTTCGCGCGCGGCGAGGCGGACATGGCACCGGCGGGCAAGTACCACGAGCGGGGGATCAGCGGCGCGCACGGCTTCATGGCCGAGTACTTCACCAGCCCCGCGGACGCGCTCGTCTCGGTGCCCGACCGGCTCGCGGAGTGGGGCTTTCTGGTCGAACCGATCTCGATCACCGAGAAGGCAGTCGAGCACGCGCGAGCGTCCCGGTCGGCGTTCGAGTGGTCGCCCGAGTCCGCGATGGTGCTGGGCAACGGGAGCCTGGGCCTGCTCACGCTCGCGATGTTCCGCGACGACTTCGACCGGCTCTACTGTCTCGGCCGGCGCGACCGCCCCGACCCGACGATCGAGCTCATCGAGGCGCTCGAGGGAACGTACGTCGATTCGCGCGAAACGCCCGTCCCGGCGGTCGCCGACGAGTACGAGGGGATGGATCTGGTGTACGAGGCGACCGGCTACGCGAAACACGCGTTCGAGTCGGTCCACGCGCTCGCGCCGAACGGCGTGGCTGCGCTGCTAGGGGTACCCGAGGACTGGACGTTCGAGGTCGACGGCGGTGGCATCCACCGGGAACTCGTCCTCCACAACAAGGCGCTCGTGGGGTCGGTGAACTCGAACGCGAGACACTTCCGGCGCGCGGTCGACACGCTCACGGAGCTGCCGGCGTGGTTCGTCGACGACCTCGTCACGGGCGTCCACGGCGTCGACGAGTTCGAGCGAGCATTCGCGGACGACGACACCACTATCAAGACGGCCGTGGAATTCGGAACGAGATGA
- a CDS encoding GNAT family N-acetyltransferase, translating into MTYELREGPPSVDDFQRLRAAAGMSDRPRAGVERGLSKSVFAVRVVSSRDGSEGPGKEDGDGGEERGENDDADRREGGDRGDEMDRQDDVVGMARVVGDGGSVYHVCDMAVHPDHQRRGLGARLMDAVMTFVEADAPPGAYVNLMADVDGFYERFGFEETRPASKGMFYRVE; encoded by the coding sequence ATGACGTACGAACTCCGCGAGGGGCCACCCTCCGTCGACGACTTCCAGCGGCTCCGGGCGGCGGCGGGGATGTCGGATCGGCCACGCGCCGGCGTCGAGCGCGGCCTGTCGAAGAGCGTGTTCGCGGTCCGGGTCGTGTCCAGCCGTGACGGGAGTGAGGGTCCCGGGAAGGAGGACGGAGACGGCGGCGAGGAGAGGGGCGAGAACGACGATGCAGATCGGCGTGAGGGAGGGGACCGGGGAGACGAGATGGACCGGCAGGACGACGTGGTCGGGATGGCGCGCGTCGTCGGCGACGGCGGGTCGGTGTACCACGTCTGCGACATGGCCGTCCACCCGGACCACCAGCGGCGGGGGCTCGGGGCGAGACTGATGGACGCGGTGATGACGTTCGTCGAGGCGGACGCCCCGCCCGGCGCGTACGTGAACCTGATGGCCGACGTCGACGGTTTCTACGAGCGGTTCGGGTTCGAGGAGACGCGGCCGGCCTCGAAGGGGATGTTCTATCGGGTCGAGTGA